Proteins co-encoded in one Acidovorax sp. 69 genomic window:
- a CDS encoding aldehyde dehydrogenase family protein, producing MSATSAATPLVSEVDQLLQRLGVPRSAYTGGTLAARSPITGEVLAQVPQQSPADATAAIGRAHAAFLAWRNVPAPRRGELVRLLGEELRAAKADLGLLVTIEAGKIPSEGLGEVQEMIDICDFAVGLSRQLYGLTIATERVGHRMMETWHPLGVCGVISAFNFPVAVWSWNAALALVCGDSVVWKPSEKTPLTALATHAIAQRAIARFGSDAPEGLLELIVGQRAIGEVLVDDARVPVLSATGSTAMGRSVGPRLAARFARGILELGGNNAAIVAPTADLDLALRGIAFAAMGTAGQRCTTLRRLFVHESIYDQLVPQLTKVYANVQVGDPRTASTLVGPLIDRPAFDGMQKALEQSRALGAMVHGGGRVEGIGGVDAYYVRPALVELQKHEGPALHETFAPILYVVRYSTFDEAIAMNNAVGAGLSSSIFTLNVREAELFMSAAGSDCGIANVNIGPSGAEIGGAFGGEKETGGGREAGSDSWKAYMRRATNTINYSTALPLAQGVTFDV from the coding sequence ATGTCTGCCACCTCTGCTGCTACCCCTCTTGTGTCTGAAGTCGATCAACTCTTGCAGCGCCTGGGCGTGCCTCGCAGCGCTTACACCGGTGGCACGCTGGCGGCGCGCTCGCCCATCACGGGCGAGGTGCTGGCCCAGGTGCCGCAGCAAAGCCCGGCCGACGCCACGGCTGCCATTGGCCGCGCGCATGCAGCCTTTTTGGCGTGGCGCAATGTGCCCGCGCCGCGCCGGGGCGAGCTGGTGCGCCTGCTGGGCGAAGAGCTGCGCGCTGCCAAGGCCGACCTGGGCTTGCTCGTGACCATTGAGGCGGGCAAGATTCCGTCCGAGGGCCTGGGCGAGGTGCAGGAGATGATCGACATCTGTGACTTTGCCGTGGGCCTGTCGCGCCAGCTGTACGGCCTGACGATTGCCACCGAGCGAGTGGGCCACCGCATGATGGAAACCTGGCACCCGCTGGGCGTGTGCGGCGTGATCTCGGCCTTCAACTTCCCGGTGGCTGTGTGGTCGTGGAACGCCGCGCTGGCGCTGGTGTGTGGTGATTCGGTGGTGTGGAAGCCGTCCGAGAAAACCCCGCTCACGGCCCTGGCCACGCACGCCATCGCGCAGCGCGCCATCGCCCGTTTTGGAAGTGACGCGCCCGAGGGCCTGCTGGAGCTGATCGTGGGCCAGCGCGCCATTGGCGAGGTGCTGGTGGATGACGCCCGCGTGCCCGTGCTGTCGGCCACAGGCTCTACCGCCATGGGCCGCAGCGTGGGCCCGCGCCTGGCAGCGCGGTTTGCGCGCGGCATCTTGGAGCTGGGCGGCAACAACGCGGCCATCGTGGCCCCCACAGCGGACCTGGATTTGGCCTTGCGTGGCATCGCGTTTGCCGCTATGGGTACGGCCGGCCAGCGCTGCACCACGCTGCGCCGTCTGTTTGTGCACGAGAGCATTTACGACCAGCTGGTGCCCCAGCTGACCAAGGTGTACGCCAACGTGCAGGTGGGCGACCCGCGCACTGCGAGCACGCTGGTGGGCCCGCTGATCGACCGCCCCGCGTTTGACGGCATGCAAAAAGCGTTGGAGCAAAGCCGCGCGCTGGGTGCCATGGTGCACGGTGGTGGCCGCGTGGAAGGCATCGGCGGTGTGGATGCGTATTACGTGCGCCCCGCGCTGGTCGAGTTGCAAAAACACGAAGGCCCTGCGCTGCACGAAACCTTTGCGCCCATCCTGTACGTGGTGCGCTACAGCACCTTCGACGAAGCCATCGCCATGAACAACGCTGTGGGCGCGGGCCTGTCGTCGTCGATCTTTACGCTGAACGTGCGTGAGGCTGAGTTGTTTATGTCGGCTGCGGGCTCGGACTGCGGCATTGCCAATGTGAACATCGGCCCGAGCGGTGCCGAAATTGGCGGCGCGTTTGGCGGGGAGAAGGAAACCGGCGGTGGCCGCGAAGCGGGCTCGGACAGCTGGAAGGCCTACATGCGCCGCGCCACCAACACCATCAACTACTCCACCGCGCTGCCTCTGGCACAGGGCGTGACGTTTGATGTGTAG
- a CDS encoding DNA polymerase IV has protein sequence MDAFFASVELLRYPQLKGLPVVIGGGRRTVDELLLQGPDGNGVRERHFIPVEDFPLLKDYVGRGVITTATYPARQFGVGSAMGMMKAAKLCPQAIVLPVDFDEVRRFSRLFKSTIMDIAPVMQDRGVDEVYIDFTDVPGGQREGGRVLARLIQKSIFEVTGLTCSIGVAPNRLLAKMASEFNKPNGISIVYEEDLHSKIWPLHVRKINGIGPKAGEKLGRLGIETIGQLAAQDEQWLMGHFGKSSGAWMHRVAWGRDDSPVVTESEPVSMSRETTFDRDLHAVRDRAELGAIFTDLCLRLADDLQRKGYVARTIGIKLRYDDFKIATRDHTASLYTADGATIRQLAGQCLKRVPLDKRLRLLGVRASMLARRGEEPALEPRAAAAADGRRRGPQADTSMETGQLF, from the coding sequence ATGGATGCGTTTTTTGCATCGGTCGAACTGCTGCGCTATCCGCAGCTCAAGGGCCTGCCGGTGGTGATTGGCGGTGGGCGGCGCACGGTGGATGAACTGCTGCTGCAAGGCCCCGACGGCAATGGCGTGCGCGAGCGGCATTTCATCCCGGTGGAAGACTTCCCGCTGCTGAAGGACTACGTGGGCCGGGGCGTGATCACGACGGCGACTTACCCCGCACGGCAGTTTGGTGTGGGCTCGGCCATGGGCATGATGAAGGCCGCCAAGCTGTGCCCGCAGGCCATCGTGTTGCCGGTGGATTTTGACGAGGTGCGCCGATTTTCGCGCCTGTTCAAAAGCACTATCATGGACATTGCACCGGTAATGCAGGACCGGGGTGTGGACGAGGTGTACATCGACTTCACCGACGTGCCCGGTGGCCAGCGCGAAGGGGGCAGGGTGCTGGCGCGGCTGATCCAGAAGAGCATCTTTGAAGTGACGGGACTGACCTGCTCCATCGGCGTGGCGCCCAACCGGCTGCTGGCCAAAATGGCCAGCGAGTTCAACAAGCCCAATGGCATTTCCATCGTTTACGAAGAAGACCTGCACAGCAAAATCTGGCCACTGCACGTGCGCAAGATCAACGGCATTGGCCCCAAGGCGGGCGAGAAGCTGGGGCGCCTGGGTATTGAAACCATTGGCCAGCTGGCGGCGCAGGACGAGCAATGGCTGATGGGCCACTTCGGCAAGTCCAGCGGCGCCTGGATGCACCGCGTGGCCTGGGGCCGCGACGACAGCCCGGTGGTGACCGAGAGCGAGCCCGTGAGCATGAGCCGCGAGACCACGTTCGACCGCGACCTGCATGCCGTGCGCGACCGGGCCGAACTCGGCGCGATCTTCACCGACCTGTGTTTGCGCCTGGCTGACGACCTCCAGCGCAAAGGCTACGTGGCGCGCACCATTGGCATCAAGCTGCGCTACGACGACTTCAAGATCGCCACGCGCGACCATACGGCGAGTCTCTACACAGCCGATGGCGCCACCATTCGCCAGCTGGCCGGGCAATGCCTCAAGCGCGTGCCGCTGGACAAGCGCTTGCGCCTGCTGGGCGTACGGGCCAGCATGCTGGCGCGGCGGGGGGAGGAGCCTGCGCTGGAGCCGCGTGCCGCCGCAGCCGCCGATGGGCGTCGGCGTGGGCCGCAGGCAGATACGAGCATGGAGACCGGGCAGCTTTTTTAA
- a CDS encoding LysR family transcriptional regulator — protein sequence MTLLRRAFLPSTADLLAFEAAARHQSVSRAAEELHLTQSAVSRQIRQLEDQIGTALFHRVRQRVVLTDAGRVYAADVQNVLQQLSASTQKAMAFSSTDGLLNLAVLPTLGTRWLIPRLGGFMALHPEAMVNFSARTEPFDFGGTPFDAAIHFGTPHWAGAVCEYLMHEETVPVCSPTYRDRHGIHTPQDLTRVVLLQQSTRPTQWAEWFELVGAPTALALRGPQSEHFAMIAQAAVSHLGAALLPRFLIEQELAAGSLVELSDQVLTSTDAYYLVYPEARAQTPLVKAFKDWVVGECAGRAN from the coding sequence ATGACCCTGCTGCGCCGCGCCTTTTTGCCATCCACCGCCGATTTGCTGGCCTTTGAAGCCGCCGCCCGGCACCAAAGCGTATCGCGCGCGGCAGAGGAATTGCACCTCACGCAAAGCGCCGTGTCGCGCCAGATCCGCCAGCTGGAAGACCAAATCGGCACCGCCCTCTTCCACCGCGTGCGCCAGCGTGTGGTGCTGACCGACGCAGGCCGCGTCTATGCCGCCGACGTGCAAAACGTGCTGCAGCAGCTGTCGGCCAGCACGCAAAAAGCCATGGCGTTCTCCAGCACCGACGGCCTGCTCAACCTGGCCGTGCTGCCCACCCTGGGCACCCGCTGGCTCATCCCCCGCCTCGGCGGCTTTATGGCGCTGCACCCCGAGGCCATGGTCAACTTCTCGGCGCGCACCGAGCCCTTTGACTTTGGGGGCACACCGTTTGACGCGGCCATCCACTTCGGCACACCGCACTGGGCGGGCGCTGTGTGCGAATACCTGATGCACGAAGAAACCGTGCCCGTGTGCAGCCCCACCTACCGCGACCGCCACGGCATTCACACCCCGCAAGACCTCACCCGCGTGGTGCTGCTGCAGCAAAGCACCCGCCCCACACAATGGGCCGAATGGTTTGAGCTGGTGGGCGCCCCCACGGCTCTGGCCCTGCGCGGCCCGCAGTCTGAACACTTCGCCATGATTGCGCAGGCTGCGGTCTCCCACCTGGGGGCGGCGCTGCTGCCGCGTTTTTTGATCGAGCAGGAGCTGGCGGCAGGGAGCCTGGTGGAGCTGTCAGACCAGGTGCTGACGAGCACCGATGCGTATTACCTGGTGTACCCCGAGGCGCGCGCGCAGACACCGCTGGTGAAGGCGTTCAAGGATTGGGTGGTGGGGGAATGCGCGGGGCGTGCGAATTGA
- a CDS encoding NUDIX domain-containing protein, protein MVKNRELFPLVSVDIALFSVVEERLKVLLVKRAQEPEVGQWALPGGVLKPHLDNSLEATARRVLADKVAIDLPHLQEVKTYSGPDRDPRGWSIAVLFYALLPLDKTDAVVRNKIEAVAWMDVVSPKRRLAFDHSDQLELAIQKLRAKVAADVLPLHLLPERFTLSQLQKVVEAILGHPLDKSSFRRRLKSSEDIIETDEFVRGAQRPAQVFRARQDFSF, encoded by the coding sequence ATGGTCAAGAATCGCGAACTTTTCCCACTCGTCAGCGTTGATATCGCGTTGTTTAGCGTGGTCGAAGAGCGCCTCAAAGTGTTGCTGGTGAAACGGGCCCAAGAGCCCGAAGTTGGGCAATGGGCGTTGCCTGGTGGCGTCCTCAAACCTCATCTGGACAACTCGCTCGAAGCGACAGCTCGCCGAGTGCTTGCTGACAAGGTGGCCATCGACTTGCCGCACCTGCAGGAGGTCAAGACCTACAGCGGACCGGACCGAGACCCCAGAGGGTGGTCCATCGCCGTCTTGTTCTACGCCCTATTGCCTTTGGACAAGACAGATGCCGTTGTCCGCAACAAGATAGAAGCGGTGGCTTGGATGGACGTCGTGTCTCCCAAGCGCCGCCTGGCCTTTGACCACTCCGACCAATTGGAACTAGCGATTCAGAAGCTGCGGGCTAAAGTGGCTGCAGATGTACTTCCCCTGCACCTGCTGCCCGAGCGCTTCACGTTGTCGCAGTTGCAGAAGGTGGTTGAAGCTATCTTGGGTCATCCTCTGGACAAAAGTTCTTTTCGACGACGGCTCAAGTCATCGGAAGACATCATTGAGACCGACGAGTTTGTGCGAGGTGCACAACGTCCTGCGCAAGTTTTCAGAGCGAGGCAGGATTTTTCATTTTAG
- a CDS encoding metallophosphoesterase yields the protein MGYDIIGDVHGQASKLEALLEGMGYRLKAGAFQHPHRKAIFVGDYIDRGPRQVDTYRIVRAMVESQNALAILGNHEFNAIAWHTADPAGAAQGHFLRPRHGETGSKNRLQHQHFLAEVEGTRLHDEIIEWFLTLPLWLDLPELRVIHACWHDDYISELKPLMGPSQTLTRELMVRASRQGDSVFQAVEGLTKGLEVALPDRHAFLDKDGHERRNVRIRWWDENSHSYRDLALMPDEARMSLPKVTVPAQSRPTYDQCKPVFIGHYWMQGKPVLQGSKIACVDYSAGKGGPLVAYRWDGESELSTKNFFVAGGPDA from the coding sequence ATGGGCTACGACATCATCGGAGACGTACATGGTCAGGCGAGCAAGTTAGAGGCTCTCTTGGAAGGGATGGGGTATCGGCTTAAAGCCGGGGCATTTCAGCACCCCCACCGGAAAGCCATCTTTGTGGGCGACTACATCGACAGGGGCCCTCGACAGGTGGACACGTACAGGATCGTTCGGGCCATGGTGGAGTCTCAAAATGCCCTGGCAATCCTAGGGAATCACGAGTTCAATGCCATTGCGTGGCACACCGCAGACCCAGCAGGTGCCGCACAAGGGCACTTTCTGCGTCCTCGCCACGGTGAAACCGGATCCAAGAACCGTCTACAGCACCAGCATTTCCTGGCGGAGGTTGAAGGGACGCGGCTACACGATGAAATCATCGAGTGGTTCCTCACCCTGCCGCTGTGGCTGGACCTACCCGAATTGCGAGTAATTCATGCTTGTTGGCATGACGACTACATCTCGGAACTGAAACCTCTAATGGGGCCGTCGCAAACATTGACCAGGGAGTTGATGGTCCGGGCGAGCCGTCAGGGCGACTCGGTATTTCAAGCCGTTGAGGGTTTGACCAAAGGCTTGGAAGTCGCGCTCCCTGACAGGCACGCGTTTCTCGACAAGGACGGGCACGAGCGGCGCAATGTCCGAATTCGCTGGTGGGACGAAAACAGCCATAGCTACAGAGATTTAGCGCTCATGCCTGACGAGGCGCGCATGTCGCTGCCTAAGGTGACTGTGCCAGCGCAAAGCAGACCGACTTACGATCAGTGCAAGCCGGTTTTCATTGGCCACTACTGGATGCAGGGCAAGCCGGTGCTTCAGGGCAGCAAGATTGCGTGTGTTGATTACAGCGCAGGGAAAGGTGGTCCGCTGGTCGCTTACCGTTGGGACGGTGAGTCTGAACTGAGCACCAAGAATTTCTTTGTTGCGGGAGGCCCTGATGCGTAA
- a CDS encoding pyridoxal phosphate-dependent aminotransferase — translation MNAPIPATAFRAADRLGAIGVSEIVRLTQEANQLKRQGQPVIVLGLGEPDFDTPAHILEAAQQAMARGDTHYTVLDGTAELKAAIQHKFQHDNGLSFALNEITAGAGAKQILYNALMASVNPGDEVILPAPYWTSYADMVLIAGGVPVVVPCTEANGFRITPEQLEAAITPRTRWVFINSPSNPSGAAYSAEQLRPVLEVVERHPQVWLLADDIYEHILYDGRAFATPAAVLPTLRERTLTVNGVSKAYAMTGWRLGYGAGPKALIAAMAVVQSQATSCPSSISQAAAVAALTGPQGVVRERCQAFQGRRDLVVAALNASPGLRCRVPEGAFYTFASCEGVLGRTTPAGMLLRTDADFCAYLLREHHVAVVPGGVLGLAPYFRISYAASTADLQEACARIDRACTALF, via the coding sequence ATGAACGCTCCCATCCCCGCCACGGCTTTTCGTGCGGCCGACCGCCTCGGCGCCATCGGCGTCTCGGAAATCGTGCGCCTGACGCAAGAGGCTAACCAGCTTAAGCGCCAGGGCCAGCCCGTGATCGTGCTGGGCCTGGGCGAGCCCGACTTCGATACGCCCGCCCATATTCTGGAAGCCGCCCAGCAGGCCATGGCGCGGGGGGATACGCACTACACGGTGCTGGATGGCACGGCCGAGCTCAAGGCTGCCATTCAGCACAAGTTTCAGCACGACAACGGGCTCAGCTTTGCGCTCAACGAAATCACCGCCGGAGCGGGCGCCAAGCAGATCCTCTACAACGCGTTGATGGCCTCGGTGAACCCGGGCGACGAGGTGATCCTGCCCGCGCCGTACTGGACGTCGTATGCCGACATGGTGCTGATCGCTGGGGGCGTGCCCGTGGTGGTGCCCTGCACCGAGGCCAACGGCTTTCGCATCACGCCCGAGCAGCTGGAGGCGGCCATCACGCCGCGCACACGCTGGGTGTTCATCAACTCGCCCTCCAACCCTAGCGGCGCGGCCTATAGCGCAGAGCAGTTGCGGCCCGTGCTGGAAGTGGTGGAGCGCCACCCGCAGGTGTGGCTGCTGGCGGACGATATCTACGAACACATCTTGTATGACGGCCGCGCTTTTGCCACGCCCGCTGCCGTGCTGCCCACGCTGCGCGAGCGCACGCTCACGGTGAATGGCGTCTCCAAGGCCTATGCCATGACGGGTTGGCGCCTGGGCTACGGCGCAGGCCCCAAGGCGTTGATTGCGGCCATGGCCGTGGTGCAGAGCCAAGCCACGTCGTGCCCTTCGTCCATCAGCCAGGCGGCGGCCGTGGCGGCGCTGACGGGCCCGCAAGGCGTGGTGCGCGAGCGCTGCCAAGCGTTCCAGGGCCGGCGTGATCTGGTCGTGGCCGCGCTCAACGCATCGCCGGGCCTGCGCTGCCGCGTGCCCGAAGGTGCCTTTTACACGTTTGCCAGCTGCGAAGGCGTGCTGGGCCGCACCACACCGGCGGGCATGCTGCTGCGCACCGATGCTGACTTTTGCGCCTACCTGCTGCGCGAGCACCATGTGGCCGTGGTTCCTGGCGGCGTGCTGGGGCTGGCGCCTTACTTCCGTATCTCTTACGCTGCCAGCACGGCCGACCTGCAAGAGGCCTGCGCGCGCATAGACCGCGCGTGCACGGCGCTGTTCTGA
- a CDS encoding thiamine pyrophosphate-binding protein, translating into MTTAPTNPRTGGQILVQQLITHGVKQLFCVPGESYLAVLDALHDADIAVTVCRQEGGAAMMAEAQGKLTGQPGICFVTRGPGATNASAGIHIAHQDSTPMILFVGQVARGAMGREAFQELDYSAVFGTMAKWVVQIDDPARVPELISRAFHVATSGRPGPVVVALPEDMLTEAATVADALAYQVTETHPGAAQMAELAQRLSAAKQPVAILGGSRWSEQAVSEFTAFAEAWSLPVYCSFRRQMLFPAKHACYGGDLGLGVNPKLLARIKASDLVLVVGGRLSEVPSQGYELFDIPTPAQPLVHVHADADELGKLYRPTQAIHATPQAFTAALNAVRPTATVPWKAYAEAAHAEYLAWSDPAPIRIPGNLQMGQVMQHLKDVLPADTIFCNGAGNFATWVHRFWPFTTYASQLAPTSGSMGYGLPAGVGGKRLWPQREVVIFAGDGDFLMHGQEFATAVQYGLPIIVVLLDNAMYGTIRMHQEREYPGRISATQLQNPDFRAYAQAFGGHGERVERTEDFAPALARARASGLPSVLHCLIDPEAITPTGTLQGIRSAAMAKQ; encoded by the coding sequence ATGACGACTGCACCCACCAACCCCCGCACTGGCGGCCAGATCCTGGTCCAGCAGCTCATCACCCACGGCGTGAAGCAGCTCTTTTGTGTGCCCGGTGAAAGCTATCTGGCCGTGCTCGATGCCCTGCACGATGCCGACATCGCCGTGACGGTGTGCCGCCAGGAGGGCGGCGCCGCCATGATGGCCGAGGCGCAGGGCAAGCTCACCGGCCAGCCCGGCATCTGCTTTGTGACGCGCGGGCCCGGTGCCACCAACGCATCGGCAGGCATTCACATCGCGCACCAGGACTCGACCCCGATGATCCTGTTCGTGGGCCAGGTGGCGCGCGGTGCGATGGGGCGCGAGGCGTTTCAAGAACTGGACTACAGCGCCGTGTTTGGCACCATGGCCAAGTGGGTGGTGCAGATTGACGACCCGGCGCGCGTGCCCGAACTGATCTCGCGCGCCTTCCATGTGGCCACGTCGGGCCGCCCCGGCCCTGTGGTGGTGGCACTGCCCGAGGACATGCTGACCGAAGCCGCCACCGTGGCCGATGCGCTGGCCTACCAGGTGACAGAAACACATCCTGGCGCTGCGCAGATGGCTGAGTTGGCCCAGCGCCTGAGTGCAGCCAAGCAGCCCGTGGCGATTCTCGGCGGCAGCCGCTGGTCTGAGCAGGCGGTGAGCGAGTTCACCGCCTTTGCCGAGGCCTGGTCGTTGCCGGTGTACTGCTCGTTCCGCCGCCAGATGCTGTTCCCGGCCAAGCATGCCTGCTATGGCGGTGACCTGGGCCTGGGCGTCAACCCCAAGCTGCTGGCGCGCATCAAGGCCTCTGATTTGGTGCTGGTAGTGGGTGGGCGCCTGTCTGAGGTGCCTTCGCAGGGCTACGAGCTGTTCGACATTCCCACCCCCGCACAGCCTTTGGTGCATGTGCATGCCGATGCGGATGAACTGGGCAAGCTGTATCGCCCCACCCAGGCCATCCACGCCACGCCGCAGGCATTCACTGCGGCCTTGAATGCTGTGCGCCCCACGGCCACAGTGCCCTGGAAGGCTTACGCCGAAGCCGCCCATGCCGAGTACCTGGCCTGGAGCGACCCCGCCCCCATCCGCATTCCCGGCAACCTGCAAATGGGCCAGGTGATGCAGCACCTCAAAGACGTGCTGCCCGCTGACACCATCTTCTGCAACGGTGCGGGCAACTTTGCCACCTGGGTGCACCGCTTCTGGCCCTTCACCACCTATGCCAGCCAGCTAGCCCCCACCAGCGGCTCCATGGGTTACGGCCTGCCCGCGGGCGTGGGCGGCAAGCGCCTGTGGCCGCAGCGCGAGGTGGTGATCTTTGCGGGCGACGGCGACTTCCTGATGCACGGCCAGGAATTTGCGACCGCCGTGCAGTACGGTCTACCGATCATCGTGGTACTGCTGGACAACGCCATGTACGGCACGATCCGCATGCACCAGGAGCGCGAGTACCCGGGCCGCATCAGTGCCACCCAGCTCCAGAACCCCGACTTCAGGGCCTACGCCCAGGCCTTTGGCGGCCACGGCGAGCGCGTGGAGCGGACGGAAGACTTTGCCCCCGCTTTGGCGCGCGCCCGTGCCAGCGGCCTGCCCAGCGTGTTGCACTGCCTGATCGACCCCGAAGCCATCACGCCCACGGGCACGTTGCAGGGCATTCGCAGCGCAGCCATGGCGAAGCAATAG
- a CDS encoding FAD-binding oxidoreductase: MSISNGQHPIVIIGGGVIGSAIAYFLTLQHPGCEVVVVERDPTYARASSALSASSIRQQFSTDINIQISAYGIGFLRNVGTLLACNGDVPDIGLHEGGYLYLATQAGEATLRENHALQKQYGADVALLSPQQLAERFPWLALQDVVLGSLGLSGEGWFDGYLLLTALRKKAQSQGVRYVADDAVGLDTAASDGVLHVNAVRLQSGAVLPCRYAVNAGGPWAAAIAGWAGIDLPVVGKRRTVFNLASPAALPGCPLLIDTSGIWLRPEGKGFICGFAPDADNDADFAPLEPEYDAFDNHIWPLLAERIPGFEALRMQGAWAGYYEMNTFDHNAIVGLHPACDNLVFANGFSGHGLQQCPAVGRGLAELMLAGSYQSLDLSPLSIERIARNAPLLEKNVI, encoded by the coding sequence ATGTCTATCTCTAACGGCCAACACCCCATCGTCATCATCGGCGGTGGCGTCATCGGCAGTGCGATTGCGTACTTCCTCACGCTGCAGCATCCGGGCTGCGAGGTGGTGGTGGTCGAGCGCGATCCGACCTATGCGCGCGCTTCGTCGGCGCTGTCGGCCAGCTCGATTCGCCAGCAGTTTTCGACCGACATCAACATCCAGATATCGGCCTACGGCATCGGCTTTTTACGCAACGTGGGCACGCTGCTGGCCTGCAACGGCGATGTGCCCGACATCGGTCTGCACGAAGGCGGCTACCTGTACCTGGCCACCCAGGCAGGCGAGGCCACGCTGCGCGAGAACCATGCGTTGCAAAAGCAATACGGTGCCGATGTGGCGCTGCTGAGCCCGCAGCAATTGGCCGAGCGCTTTCCGTGGCTGGCGCTGCAGGACGTGGTGCTGGGCTCGCTGGGCCTGTCGGGCGAGGGCTGGTTTGACGGCTACCTGCTGTTGACCGCGCTGCGCAAAAAGGCACAGAGCCAGGGCGTGCGCTATGTGGCCGATGATGCGGTGGGGCTGGACACGGCGGCCAGCGACGGCGTGCTGCATGTGAACGCAGTACGCCTGCAAAGCGGCGCCGTGCTGCCTTGCCGCTACGCCGTGAACGCCGGTGGACCCTGGGCAGCAGCCATTGCGGGATGGGCTGGCATTGATCTGCCCGTGGTAGGCAAGCGCCGCACGGTGTTCAACCTCGCCAGCCCCGCAGCGCTGCCGGGTTGCCCGCTGCTCATCGACACCAGCGGTATCTGGCTGCGGCCTGAGGGCAAAGGCTTCATCTGCGGCTTTGCGCCCGACGCCGACAACGACGCCGACTTTGCCCCGCTGGAGCCCGAGTACGACGCGTTTGACAACCACATCTGGCCCCTGCTTGCCGAGCGCATCCCGGGCTTTGAGGCGCTGCGCATGCAGGGCGCCTGGGCGGGCTACTACGAGATGAACACGTTCGATCACAACGCCATCGTGGGCCTGCACCCGGCGTGCGACAACCTGGTGTTTGCCAACGGCTTCTCGGGCCACGGCTTGCAGCAATGCCCGGCCGTGGGGCGGGGTCTGGCAGAGCTGATGTTGGCCGGCAGCTACCAGAGCCTGGACCTGTCGCCGCTGTCCATCGAGCGCATTGCGCGCAACGCGCCGCTGCTCGAAAAGAACGTGATCTGA
- a CDS encoding amino acid ABC transporter substrate-binding protein, producing MAIFRKTFTAFAAGLALACMATAPALAQTVAQPTLEKIKASGKAVLGVRETSPPMAYALGANEKYVGYHVELCERVLKEIAPDAKLEYMAVTAQNTLPLVQNGTLDIGCGPTTNNTARQQQVAFAVTTYVSEVRMAVRKDSDLKSVSQLAGRTIAASTGTTAVQLLRKQERALGGGAIKTVLGKDHHESFLLLESGRADAFVLDDNLLAGMIANSKDPSAFRIVGEPLGAEPIALLFRKDDPAFKAAVDGVLIKLMQSGEMEKIYTKWFVNPIPPKNMSLNLPLGTTLRQLFATPNDKPLETYQQ from the coding sequence ATGGCAATTTTCCGCAAGACCTTCACTGCGTTCGCCGCAGGCCTGGCCCTGGCCTGCATGGCCACGGCCCCCGCGCTGGCGCAGACGGTCGCCCAGCCCACGCTGGAGAAGATCAAGGCATCTGGCAAGGCGGTGCTGGGCGTGCGTGAAACCTCGCCGCCCATGGCCTATGCGCTGGGCGCCAACGAAAAATACGTGGGCTACCACGTCGAGCTGTGCGAACGGGTGCTGAAAGAAATTGCGCCCGACGCCAAGCTCGAATACATGGCCGTGACCGCGCAGAACACGCTGCCGTTGGTGCAAAACGGCACGCTCGACATCGGCTGCGGCCCCACCACCAACAACACCGCGCGCCAGCAGCAGGTGGCCTTTGCGGTGACCACCTACGTGAGTGAAGTGCGCATGGCGGTGCGTAAGGACTCGGACCTGAAGTCCGTCAGCCAACTTGCCGGGCGCACCATTGCGGCATCGACCGGCACCACCGCCGTGCAGCTGCTGCGCAAGCAAGAGCGCGCGCTGGGCGGCGGCGCCATCAAGACCGTGCTGGGCAAAGACCACCACGAGAGCTTCTTGCTGCTCGAATCCGGCCGTGCGGATGCCTTTGTGCTCGACGACAACCTGCTGGCCGGGATGATTGCCAACTCCAAAGACCCCTCGGCCTTTCGCATCGTGGGCGAGCCGCTGGGCGCTGAGCCGATTGCGCTGCTGTTCCGCAAGGACGACCCCGCCTTCAAGGCGGCGGTGGATGGGGTGCTCATCAAGCTCATGCAAAGCGGCGAGATGGAAAAGATTTACACCAAGTGGTTTGTGAACCCCATCCCGCCCAAGAACATGAGCCTGAACCTGCCGCTGGGCACCACGCTGCGCCAGCTGTTTGCCACTCCCAACGACAAGCCCCTGGAGACCTACCAGCAATGA